One window of Vibrio atlanticus genomic DNA carries:
- a CDS encoding YHYH domain-containing protein, translating into MKHIALALFLALSAFTAYAHSGGTDSYGCHVDSRTGVRHCH; encoded by the coding sequence ATGAAACACATCGCACTAGCTTTATTTCTAGCTCTTTCAGCTTTTACTGCTTACGCACACTCTGGTGGCACAGACAGTTACGGTTGTCACGTAGACTCACGCACAGGTGTGCGTCATTGTCACTAA
- a CDS encoding Sbal_3080 family lipoprotein: MLKKLVATFSIMLLAGCANNAIVELQKLDTTYLENKELLIIDDGRTKDSIKKIIAAKLDEYGYDYQVIDISQSNSKTTDAPKLTYSANWWWDMATYMRYLNVEVKDKGQTIALVKIDTVKCGGIDKFGSAERRTQVTLDLLLSDLTKDEANELICLGGTPNN, encoded by the coding sequence ATGTTAAAAAAACTTGTCGCTACTTTTTCAATAATGCTACTTGCAGGCTGCGCTAACAACGCAATTGTTGAGTTACAAAAACTAGATACAACGTATTTAGAAAACAAGGAACTACTGATAATTGACGATGGCCGAACAAAAGACTCAATTAAAAAAATCATTGCTGCAAAATTAGACGAATACGGATATGACTACCAAGTTATTGATATCTCTCAGTCCAACTCAAAAACCACAGACGCCCCAAAACTAACATATTCTGCAAACTGGTGGTGGGATATGGCTACTTATATGCGTTACCTAAATGTTGAGGTTAAAGATAAAGGTCAAACGATTGCACTAGTAAAAATTGACACAGTAAAGTGCGGTGGCATTGATAAATTTGGTTCCGCTGAACGACGTACTCAAGTAACACTAGATCTTTTACTTAGTGATTTGACAAAAGACGAAGCAAACGAACTAATCTGTCTTGGTGGTACGCCAAACAACTAG
- a CDS encoding DUF2971 domain-containing protein: MWSHYADNHNGIFIELERNEQNELGNHEVTRKVKYTKSYPSLNTKILLEKDRFNASLQRDFIHKIFAMEI, translated from the coding sequence ATGTGGTCTCATTATGCTGATAATCACAATGGAATTTTTATTGAGCTAGAAAGAAACGAGCAGAATGAATTGGGCAATCATGAGGTAACTAGAAAAGTAAAATATACTAAAAGTTATCCGTCATTGAATACAAAAATTTTACTTGAAAAAGATAGGTTTAATGCATCATTGCAAAGAGATTTTATACACAAAATATTTGCAATGGAAATATGA
- a CDS encoding molybdopterin oxidoreductase family protein, translated as MSEKRMTDSNSGWIKSTCAYCGVGCGIEARPTSLGKLEVRGDKDHPSNYGKLCTKGIALGDTVTPLGRLTQPAHIQNEQKQELDWNSATQLVADKFNQTIEEFGADSVAFYVSGQLLTEDYYVANKLMKGFIGSGNIDSNSRLCMASTVVGHKRAFGADTVPVCYEDLEQADLVVITGSNLACCHPVLFQRLRAAKQANPALKVIVIDPRYTDTCEIADMHLALESGSDVALFNGLLGYLDDNDKLDSDYIENHTQGFTEAIRSASHYRYTESDYTESSKGDKSISELTGLTEQQLEQFYKLFASNEKVLTIYSQGVNQSTQGCDKVNAIINCHLATGKVGKAGMGPFSVTGQPNAMGGREVGGLANTLAAHFEFGDPQSHQTVSEFWQTDSLATHAGLKAIDLFDAMNEGKIKAVWIMATNPVVSLPDSEKIKTALEKCPFVVVSDCIADTETTRLADVVLPAQGWSEKSGTVTNSERRISRQRRILPSPGEAKPDWWILKEVAQKMGFKEQFDYRHEGEIFKEYCEMTALGNETGKARDLCLIGLTQLDEKGYGELTPQQWPVLEYQPEIIEQRMFTNGEFFTESGKAQFIAVEHDKPIADTSVEFPLIMNTGRIRDQWHTMSRTGLAAGLGEHTPEPFVAMHPDTVSELNLDEFGLDSFNRTTINPVVKVRSAQGECQARLVVTKEMRREQVFMPIHWNAPTAKDSKPCDLILPHTDAASGQPEFKHTPVVVELCGYRSEAALVSDKVMDCSGFDYWVRQRVEGGFLYRISSSKNPMELVIQLANTLDALPEPNAEAIKSLHYHGNKSFKNYGSAKLGQSGVKQAFVVNSKLDHQSIEWLVECLTRKADEEFEAEFLSAMAK; from the coding sequence TTGAGCGAGAAACGGATGACCGATTCAAACAGCGGCTGGATAAAATCAACCTGTGCTTATTGTGGTGTAGGGTGTGGAATAGAAGCGAGACCGACATCGTTAGGAAAACTAGAAGTACGTGGTGATAAAGATCATCCATCAAACTATGGAAAGCTATGTACTAAAGGGATTGCGCTCGGCGACACCGTCACGCCTTTAGGACGCCTAACACAGCCTGCTCATATTCAGAATGAGCAAAAACAAGAGCTGGACTGGAACAGTGCCACTCAGTTGGTCGCAGACAAATTCAATCAAACCATCGAAGAGTTTGGGGCCGATTCGGTTGCGTTCTATGTATCTGGTCAGCTGCTTACCGAAGACTATTACGTTGCCAATAAATTGATGAAAGGCTTCATCGGCAGTGGCAACATCGACAGTAATTCTAGACTGTGTATGGCTTCAACCGTGGTTGGGCATAAGCGAGCATTTGGCGCAGACACAGTACCGGTTTGCTACGAAGATCTCGAGCAAGCCGATCTCGTCGTGATTACTGGCTCAAACCTCGCTTGCTGTCACCCTGTGTTATTCCAAAGGTTAAGAGCCGCCAAACAAGCCAACCCTGCATTAAAAGTGATTGTCATTGACCCGCGTTATACCGATACCTGTGAAATTGCCGACATGCACTTGGCGTTGGAATCCGGCTCAGACGTGGCACTGTTCAACGGTTTATTGGGTTACCTCGACGATAACGACAAGCTAGATTCAGACTATATAGAAAACCACACTCAAGGCTTTACTGAAGCGATTCGTTCTGCAAGTCATTATCGTTATACCGAATCAGACTATACCGAATCAAGTAAGGGAGACAAAAGCATTTCTGAGCTAACAGGGCTTACCGAGCAGCAACTCGAACAGTTCTACAAGTTATTTGCTTCAAACGAGAAAGTGCTCACCATCTATTCCCAAGGCGTAAACCAATCCACACAAGGGTGTGACAAGGTGAATGCCATTATTAACTGCCATTTAGCGACTGGAAAAGTCGGTAAAGCGGGAATGGGGCCATTCTCTGTAACGGGTCAGCCGAACGCCATGGGCGGGCGTGAGGTGGGTGGTTTAGCCAATACCTTAGCGGCGCACTTTGAATTTGGTGATCCACAATCACACCAAACCGTCAGCGAGTTCTGGCAAACCGACAGCTTAGCCACACATGCGGGTTTAAAAGCGATCGACCTGTTTGATGCCATGAATGAGGGAAAAATCAAAGCGGTGTGGATCATGGCAACTAACCCAGTCGTGAGTTTGCCTGATAGCGAAAAAATCAAAACCGCATTAGAGAAGTGCCCGTTTGTGGTGGTGTCGGATTGTATTGCCGATACTGAAACCACTCGCTTGGCCGATGTGGTGCTGCCCGCGCAAGGGTGGAGTGAGAAGTCGGGTACCGTGACTAACTCTGAGCGTCGAATCTCACGCCAACGCCGTATATTACCAAGCCCAGGGGAAGCCAAACCCGATTGGTGGATATTAAAAGAAGTCGCACAAAAAATGGGATTCAAAGAGCAGTTTGATTACCGCCACGAAGGCGAGATCTTCAAAGAGTATTGTGAGATGACAGCGCTCGGCAATGAAACAGGCAAAGCGCGTGACTTATGCTTAATTGGACTCACGCAACTGGATGAGAAAGGCTATGGTGAACTCACTCCACAGCAATGGCCAGTGTTAGAGTATCAACCCGAGATCATTGAGCAGCGCATGTTCACCAATGGCGAGTTCTTTACCGAATCTGGCAAGGCGCAGTTTATTGCAGTTGAGCACGACAAACCGATTGCCGATACCAGCGTGGAATTCCCACTTATCATGAACACAGGGCGAATCCGAGACCAATGGCACACCATGAGCCGCACAGGTTTGGCGGCAGGCTTAGGTGAGCATACCCCTGAGCCTTTTGTTGCGATGCACCCAGATACGGTTTCGGAACTAAACTTGGATGAATTTGGGCTAGATTCGTTCAACCGCACGACTATTAATCCAGTGGTGAAAGTGCGCAGCGCACAAGGCGAGTGCCAAGCGCGCTTAGTGGTGACCAAAGAGATGCGCCGCGAACAAGTCTTCATGCCTATCCACTGGAACGCACCCACCGCCAAAGACAGTAAACCGTGTGACTTGATCTTGCCTCATACCGATGCTGCATCTGGTCAGCCAGAATTCAAACACACACCTGTTGTGGTAGAGCTGTGTGGCTATCGCAGTGAAGCCGCACTGGTCAGTGACAAGGTGATGGATTGCAGCGGTTTTGATTACTGGGTACGCCAAAGAGTAGAGGGCGGTTTTCTGTATCGCATCTCATCATCCAAGAACCCAATGGAGCTGGTGATTCAGCTTGCCAACACCCTCGATGCATTACCAGAACCTAACGCGGAGGCGATCAAATCACTCCATTACCACGGCAATAAATCATTCAAGAACTACGGCTCCGCCAAGCTGGGTCAGTCTGGTGTAAAGCAAGCCTTCGTGGTGAACAGTAAGCTAGACCATCAAAGCATCGAATGGCTGGTGGAATGCCTAACCCGAAAAGCCGATGAAGAGTTCGAAGCCGAGTTTTTGAGTGCCATGGCAAAGTAG
- the nirB gene encoding nitrite reductase large subunit NirB, translating into MSKKKIVVVGNGMVGHKFIDNILQSDSDEFDVITFSEEPRLAYDRVQLTAYFKRGNADDLALTSEEYYQSNGVNYLLNARVAQLDTENKCVVTESGHTESYDTLILATGSFPFVPPIPGNDQEHCHVYRTIEDLDAIELSSKGSKSGVVIGGGLLGLEAANAVKNLGLETHVVEFAPRLMAVQLDDGGGALLRRKIEDLGVQVHTEKATSEIVAGENARYRMNFADGTHLETDMIVFSAGIRPQDALARSSDIAIGERGGIVINDHCQTNIDNVYAIGECALWDNKIFGLVAPGYSMAKVAASHIVSGGTNDTAFTGADMSTKLKLLGVDVASIGEVHGQTEGAQSYTYNDEIEQVYKRLIISADGKKIVGAVLVGDAEAYGSLLQIKQNDMPLPENPSVLILPNVADDSGSAMGVEALPDSAVICSCFDVTKGDIKDAVSAGCTTMAALKETTNASTGCGGCSALAKQVLDSELSNLGVEVSNDICEHFAYSRQELTDIIRVNKIKTFDELLDSHGNGLGCTVCKPAVGSILASYWNDYILEDQHIELQDTNDIYLGNMQKDGTYSVVPRIAGGEITPDRLIVLGEVAKEFDLYTKITGGQRVDLFGAQLNELPIIWKKLIDAGFETGHAYGKSVRTVKSCVGSTWCRYGVDDSVGLAIRLENRYKGLRSPHKIKFAVSGCTRECAEAQSKDFGIIATDKGWNLYICGNGGMRPRHGDLFATDLDETTLLQYIDRILMFYTRTADRLQRTSVWMENLEGGIEYLKQVVIEDKLNVAEELEADIALNIEKYQCEWKTTIENPEKMKRFQHYINSEEMDTSLSFIKEREQRFPKPSLSSSSDSQRDEMLTKADQIEVTEVS; encoded by the coding sequence ATGAGCAAGAAGAAAATCGTCGTTGTGGGTAACGGCATGGTTGGACACAAATTTATCGACAACATCCTGCAATCAGACAGTGATGAGTTTGATGTTATTACTTTTAGTGAAGAGCCAAGGTTGGCCTACGACCGTGTTCAGTTGACCGCTTACTTCAAGCGCGGAAATGCTGATGATTTGGCATTAACCAGCGAAGAGTATTACCAAAGTAATGGCGTCAATTACCTTCTCAACGCGAGAGTCGCTCAACTAGATACTGAAAATAAGTGCGTTGTGACTGAATCGGGACATACCGAGAGTTATGACACCTTGATTCTGGCGACCGGTTCATTCCCTTTTGTTCCCCCAATTCCCGGTAACGACCAAGAACACTGCCACGTTTATCGCACCATCGAAGATCTAGACGCCATTGAACTATCTAGCAAAGGCAGTAAATCTGGCGTGGTGATTGGTGGTGGCCTGCTTGGCTTAGAAGCCGCAAACGCAGTCAAAAACCTAGGCTTGGAAACCCATGTAGTGGAATTCGCACCTCGCCTGATGGCCGTACAGTTAGATGATGGTGGCGGTGCGCTTTTACGCAGAAAAATTGAAGACCTTGGCGTGCAAGTTCACACCGAGAAGGCAACCTCAGAAATAGTCGCGGGTGAGAACGCTCGCTACAGAATGAACTTCGCCGACGGCACCCATCTTGAAACCGATATGATCGTATTCTCTGCGGGTATTCGCCCTCAAGATGCCCTAGCTCGCAGCTCTGATATCGCCATTGGTGAACGTGGCGGCATCGTGATTAACGATCACTGCCAAACCAACATCGACAATGTGTACGCGATTGGTGAATGTGCGCTTTGGGACAACAAGATCTTCGGCTTAGTGGCACCCGGTTATTCCATGGCGAAAGTCGCGGCTTCGCATATTGTCTCCGGCGGTACTAACGATACTGCATTTACTGGCGCCGACATGAGTACCAAGCTCAAACTGCTGGGTGTTGATGTAGCCAGTATTGGCGAAGTACACGGCCAAACAGAAGGCGCTCAATCGTATACCTATAACGATGAAATTGAACAAGTTTACAAACGCCTAATCATATCGGCTGATGGCAAGAAAATTGTCGGTGCGGTATTGGTGGGTGACGCCGAAGCTTACGGTTCGCTGCTGCAAATCAAACAAAATGACATGCCTCTTCCTGAAAACCCATCAGTGCTGATTTTACCTAACGTGGCCGATGATTCAGGCTCTGCAATGGGTGTTGAAGCTCTGCCCGATAGCGCTGTGATCTGCTCATGTTTTGATGTGACTAAAGGCGACATTAAAGACGCGGTATCTGCTGGCTGTACCACGATGGCGGCACTGAAAGAAACGACCAACGCTTCGACAGGTTGTGGTGGTTGTTCTGCCCTTGCTAAACAGGTTCTCGATAGCGAGCTGAGTAACCTAGGTGTCGAGGTTTCTAACGATATCTGTGAGCACTTTGCCTATTCTCGCCAAGAGCTGACTGACATCATTCGCGTCAACAAGATTAAGACATTTGATGAATTGTTAGATTCTCACGGAAACGGATTAGGTTGTACTGTGTGTAAGCCAGCAGTCGGTTCAATTTTGGCTTCGTACTGGAACGATTACATCCTCGAAGATCAACACATCGAACTGCAAGACACCAACGACATTTACCTCGGCAACATGCAAAAAGACGGCACCTACTCTGTGGTTCCGCGCATTGCTGGCGGTGAAATCACACCCGATAGACTAATCGTGCTTGGCGAAGTCGCTAAAGAGTTCGACCTTTACACCAAGATCACAGGTGGTCAGCGTGTCGACTTGTTTGGCGCGCAACTTAACGAACTGCCAATCATCTGGAAAAAGCTCATCGATGCTGGTTTTGAAACTGGCCACGCTTACGGTAAATCGGTACGTACCGTGAAATCGTGTGTGGGTAGCACTTGGTGTCGATACGGCGTAGACGACAGTGTTGGCTTAGCGATTCGACTAGAAAACCGCTACAAAGGCTTACGCTCACCACACAAGATCAAGTTTGCGGTTTCTGGCTGTACGCGCGAATGTGCAGAAGCCCAATCAAAAGACTTTGGCATTATCGCTACCGACAAAGGTTGGAACCTCTACATCTGTGGTAACGGCGGTATGCGTCCTCGCCACGGTGACCTTTTTGCTACCGACCTTGATGAAACCACTCTTTTGCAATACATCGACCGCATTTTGATGTTCTACACACGTACCGCAGATCGCCTACAGCGAACATCAGTATGGATGGAGAACCTTGAAGGTGGTATCGAATACCTCAAGCAAGTCGTGATTGAAGACAAGCTCAATGTTGCTGAAGAACTTGAAGCTGACATCGCCCTTAACATCGAAAAATACCAGTGTGAGTGGAAAACCACCATCGAAAACCCTGAAAAGATGAAACGCTTCCAGCACTACATCAACAGCGAAGAAATGGACACTAGCCTGTCATTCATCAAAGAACGAGAGCAGCGTTTTCCTAAGCCGAGCTTGAGCTCTTCTTCAGATTCACAACGCGATGAAATGCTAACCAAGGCTGACCAAATCGAAGTCACGGAAGTTTCGTAA
- the nirD gene encoding nitrite reductase small subunit NirD — MENWTTVCSTRDLTPNGGICAKVDDNQVAIFYCKRSDTLYGLSNYDPIGKANVMSRGIIGSLSGEPYVASPLYKQHYHLETGTCLEQPELKLVKFEVRKQGEQVQVLAPLAIAS, encoded by the coding sequence ATGGAAAATTGGACAACCGTATGCAGCACCCGCGACCTAACCCCGAACGGTGGTATTTGCGCCAAAGTAGACGATAACCAAGTGGCTATTTTTTACTGCAAGCGCAGTGACACGCTTTATGGACTCTCTAATTACGACCCTATCGGCAAGGCGAATGTGATGTCACGTGGTATCATTGGTTCATTAAGCGGTGAGCCTTACGTCGCCTCACCCTTATACAAGCAGCATTACCACTTAGAAACTGGCACGTGCCTTGAACAACCAGAACTCAAGCTCGTGAAATTTGAAGTTCGCAAGCAAGGAGAACAGGTTCAGGTTCTCGCACCACTTGCTATCGCCAGTTAA
- a CDS encoding NarK family nitrate/nitrite MFS transporter: MDNTKFSLLSFTGKMKTLHLSWMAFFITFVVWFNFAPLLQMVKTSLGLSTEEIKTLLILNVALTIPARVAIGMLTDRYGPRLVYSSLLAVCSIPCFMFAMADSFIQAAIARFLLGFIGAGFVVGIRLVSEWFPHNELGTAEGIYGGWGNFGSAAAAFTLPTLALAFGGEDGWRYAVGITGLMSLAFSFIFYKNVTDTPKGSTYFKPAQVTAMEVTSKGDFFFLLIMKIPMYAALALLTWKLSPSNINMLSDMAVYSVYAGLAALYVYEVSQVWKVNKNVFKEEVPEIHQYKFKQVAVLNVLYFATFGSELAVVSMLPLFFSDTFELTPVLAGMVASAYAFMNLMSRPGGGWISDKFGRKPTLLILTIGLAVGYFAMGQVDSTWPVWLAVVAAMACSFFVQAGEGAVFATVPLIKRRMTGQIAGMTGAYGNVGAVVYLTVLSFVSYQTFFLVIAATAVLGFVTLLFMEEPNGQIAEVNDDGSVTLINVSS; the protein is encoded by the coding sequence ATGGATAACACAAAATTTTCGCTGCTTTCATTTACGGGTAAGATGAAAACCTTACACCTAAGTTGGATGGCCTTTTTTATCACCTTTGTCGTGTGGTTCAACTTTGCCCCACTACTGCAAATGGTGAAAACCTCGCTGGGCCTTTCAACTGAGGAAATCAAAACACTCCTTATTCTCAACGTTGCATTGACCATTCCGGCGCGTGTCGCCATTGGTATGTTAACCGACCGATACGGGCCAAGATTGGTCTACTCTTCGCTACTCGCGGTCTGTTCAATCCCTTGTTTTATGTTTGCTATGGCAGACTCTTTCATTCAAGCGGCGATTGCTCGTTTCCTATTAGGCTTCATCGGTGCAGGCTTCGTCGTTGGTATTCGCCTTGTGTCTGAGTGGTTCCCACACAATGAACTGGGTACAGCAGAAGGTATTTATGGAGGTTGGGGTAACTTTGGTTCAGCTGCAGCGGCATTTACACTTCCAACTCTGGCTTTAGCATTTGGTGGTGAAGACGGCTGGCGTTATGCGGTCGGTATTACTGGCCTTATGAGCTTAGCGTTCTCGTTTATCTTCTACAAAAATGTAACGGATACACCAAAAGGTTCGACTTACTTCAAGCCTGCTCAAGTAACGGCAATGGAAGTGACATCAAAGGGTGACTTTTTCTTCCTACTCATTATGAAGATCCCGATGTATGCCGCACTAGCGCTACTGACATGGAAGCTATCACCAAGCAACATCAACATGCTGTCTGACATGGCGGTTTACTCTGTGTATGCAGGTTTGGCTGCGCTTTACGTGTACGAAGTGTCGCAAGTTTGGAAAGTAAACAAGAACGTATTTAAAGAAGAAGTACCAGAGATTCACCAGTACAAATTCAAGCAAGTTGCGGTACTTAACGTATTGTACTTTGCGACATTTGGTTCTGAACTGGCTGTTGTTTCTATGCTGCCACTGTTCTTCTCTGACACCTTTGAATTAACACCGGTTCTTGCAGGTATGGTTGCATCGGCTTATGCCTTTATGAACCTCATGTCTCGCCCAGGTGGTGGTTGGATTTCAGACAAATTCGGTCGTAAACCAACACTGCTTATTCTAACGATTGGTCTTGCTGTGGGTTACTTCGCAATGGGTCAAGTCGACAGTACATGGCCTGTATGGCTAGCGGTTGTCGCAGCGATGGCGTGTTCTTTCTTCGTGCAAGCGGGTGAAGGTGCAGTATTCGCAACAGTTCCTCTAATCAAGCGTCGTATGACAGGTCAGATTGCAGGTATGACCGGGGCTTACGGTAACGTGGGTGCGGTAGTTTACCTAACTGTGTTGTCATTCGTGAGCTACCAAACGTTCTTCTTAGTGATTGCTGCAACAGCGGTACTTGGCTTTGTAACTCTACTGTTCATGGAAGAGCCTAACGGTCAAATCGCCGAAGTAAACGACGACGGCAGTGTCACACTGATTAATGTTTCAAGCTAG
- a CDS encoding bifunctional protein-serine/threonine kinase/phosphatase: MTISFSQGQVVTPESNNQLTLKFGGYSNKGIRDENQDAIIVKHPKTRAEQELKGSVACIADGASCSEHGQKASHTSVMQFIDDYYATPQSWSIQRSAQKVLTSLNSWLFNTSVSNIHPAQQVNHNALVSTFSSVILKSNTAHIFHVGDSRVYLLRDGELRQLTRDHTRKNMGQKHYLTRALGMDNQLNVDYQTLPIKKDDCFILTSDGVHEFVAPNTFKEHIDRPEVDFEYAAQTICNTALSHNSSDNVSCLIVQVSHLPTPSLIEFHEKLAKRAIPPALKLGQSIDNFMVLEVLYAGSRSHVYRVMQKETQTEFVLKVPSVQYHDSPSQLRAFFNEQWAGILLNNKKVMKVYPTPENSQFLYQICEWVEGITLRQWMYDNPKPSLNEVRDILEKITQGIRVLQRADMVHRDLKPENIMLQRDGEIKIIDLGAVLVRGLEEGELADKDDTPLGAVNYIAPETIKHNTATTSSDLFSIAVIGYEMLTGELPYSEMTAQSLKQSRHHQWEYQPITQKRTDLPSWVDLVLQKACAESPSERHQVLGDFVADLYTPNQSLVKSKAKQPLINRNPIQFWKVLALLLGIVAIVELGLLLGSS; this comes from the coding sequence ATGACAATTTCATTCAGCCAAGGGCAAGTCGTCACGCCAGAATCCAATAACCAACTGACTTTGAAGTTTGGTGGCTATTCGAATAAAGGCATACGTGATGAAAACCAAGATGCCATCATCGTAAAACACCCTAAGACTCGTGCAGAGCAAGAGCTAAAAGGCAGTGTTGCCTGTATAGCCGACGGCGCGAGTTGCAGTGAACACGGCCAGAAAGCCAGTCACACCAGCGTGATGCAGTTTATAGACGACTATTACGCAACTCCCCAAAGCTGGAGCATTCAGCGTTCAGCGCAAAAGGTCTTAACCTCGCTCAATTCTTGGCTGTTCAACACGTCTGTTTCTAACATTCACCCCGCTCAACAAGTGAACCACAACGCCCTAGTTTCTACATTCAGCAGTGTGATATTGAAATCCAACACAGCGCATATATTCCATGTCGGTGACAGTCGAGTTTACTTATTAAGAGATGGAGAATTACGCCAACTGACCCGTGACCACACTCGTAAGAACATGGGGCAGAAGCATTACCTAACACGCGCCTTAGGCATGGATAATCAACTCAACGTTGACTATCAAACCCTGCCTATCAAGAAAGACGACTGCTTTATCCTGACCTCTGACGGCGTGCATGAATTTGTTGCTCCCAATACTTTCAAAGAACACATCGATAGACCTGAAGTGGATTTCGAATACGCCGCACAAACGATCTGTAACACCGCTTTAAGCCACAACAGTTCAGACAACGTGAGCTGCTTGATTGTGCAGGTCAGTCACCTACCTACACCTTCGCTCATCGAGTTCCATGAAAAACTGGCTAAACGTGCTATCCCACCCGCTTTAAAGCTCGGGCAAAGTATCGACAACTTTATGGTACTTGAGGTGTTGTATGCAGGCTCTAGAAGCCATGTGTATCGTGTGATGCAGAAAGAGACACAAACCGAGTTCGTGCTAAAAGTCCCTTCCGTTCAATACCACGATAGCCCGTCGCAACTGAGAGCCTTCTTTAATGAACAATGGGCGGGGATCTTACTGAACAATAAGAAAGTAATGAAGGTCTACCCAACGCCAGAGAACTCGCAATTCTTATATCAAATCTGCGAATGGGTTGAAGGCATCACGCTAAGACAATGGATGTACGACAATCCAAAACCGTCACTCAATGAAGTACGCGACATACTAGAAAAGATCACGCAAGGTATTCGAGTATTACAACGCGCAGACATGGTGCACCGAGATTTAAAGCCCGAGAACATCATGCTTCAACGTGATGGTGAGATAAAAATCATCGACCTCGGCGCTGTATTAGTGAGAGGACTTGAAGAAGGAGAGCTCGCAGACAAAGACGACACTCCATTAGGGGCGGTCAATTACATTGCACCAGAGACCATCAAGCACAATACCGCGACCACAAGCTCTGATCTGTTCTCTATCGCTGTGATCGGCTATGAGATGTTAACCGGTGAATTGCCCTACTCTGAAATGACCGCACAATCACTTAAGCAATCTCGTCATCATCAGTGGGAATACCAACCCATCACTCAAAAACGAACTGACTTACCAAGCTGGGTGGATTTGGTGTTACAAAAAGCCTGCGCGGAATCGCCGAGCGAACGTCATCAAGTGTTGGGGGATTTTGTGGCAGACCTTTACACGCCAAACCAAAGTTTGGTGAAAAGCAAAGCCAAGCAACCTTTGATAAACCGAAATCCAATCCAGTTTTGGAAGGTGTTGGCTTTGTTGCTCGGCATTGTTGCCATTGTAGAGTTGGGCTTATTGCTTGGTTCGAGTTAA
- the cra gene encoding catabolite repressor/activator produces MTLDEIAKLAGVSKTTASYVINGKAQKYRISEKTQQKVMAVVEEYNYRPDHAASSLRAGNSRSFGLIIPDLENSSYARLAKLIEQNSRKVGYQILIGCSDDDAETERKVAEALVSRRIDALLVASSMPDANEFYLKLQNSGTPVIAIDRPLDDEHFACVLSEDFEAAFELTHSILDDNIHSVGLIGALPDLNISRERHLGFEAANKAHTQQTGLAENKPMVVGYGEHFDRESGREVFEEWIAKGTVPDAIVTMSYTLLEGVLDVMVEKPELINQVKLATFGDNRLLDFLPFKVHSLPQQFEVIADSAFALALNASAKRYQAGIELVPRSLVKRG; encoded by the coding sequence ATGACACTTGATGAAATCGCTAAGTTGGCTGGAGTATCGAAAACCACAGCCAGTTATGTCATCAACGGCAAGGCGCAGAAATACAGAATCAGTGAAAAGACTCAACAGAAAGTCATGGCGGTTGTAGAAGAGTATAATTACCGTCCAGACCACGCCGCTTCGTCGTTGCGAGCTGGTAATAGCCGTTCATTTGGTTTGATTATTCCGGATCTGGAAAACAGCAGTTACGCGCGTTTGGCAAAATTGATAGAGCAGAATTCACGCAAAGTGGGCTACCAGATATTGATTGGTTGTTCTGATGATGATGCTGAAACAGAACGAAAAGTGGCTGAAGCTTTGGTAAGTCGTCGTATTGATGCCTTGCTGGTTGCGAGCTCAATGCCAGACGCCAACGAGTTCTACTTAAAGTTGCAAAACTCAGGAACGCCTGTGATCGCAATTGACCGTCCGTTAGATGATGAGCACTTTGCTTGCGTACTCAGTGAAGATTTCGAAGCCGCGTTTGAATTGACGCACTCGATTCTCGATGACAACATTCATAGTGTTGGTTTGATAGGTGCACTTCCTGATCTAAATATCTCACGTGAACGTCACCTAGGTTTTGAAGCTGCGAATAAAGCACATACTCAACAAACAGGGCTAGCAGAAAACAAGCCGATGGTTGTGGGTTATGGTGAGCACTTTGATAGGGAATCTGGACGAGAGGTTTTTGAAGAGTGGATAGCTAAAGGCACAGTTCCTGATGCGATTGTGACTATGTCTTACACTTTGTTAGAGGGCGTGTTGGATGTGATGGTTGAAAAGCCAGAGCTGATCAATCAAGTAAAACTGGCAACCTTTGGTGATAACCGACTGCTCGACTTCTTGCCTTTTAAAGTCCATTCACTGCCGCAGCAGTTTGAAGTAATTGCCGACAGCGCTTTTGCTTTGGCGTTAAATGCATCCGCTAAGCGTTACCAAGCGGGTATTGAACTCGTGCCGAGAAGCTTAGTGAAACGAGGCTAA